A genomic stretch from Colwellia sp. Arc7-635 includes:
- the priA gene encoding primosomal protein N', with product MTVFLAIASTDLYVQVAIPVPMRQLFTYKVPADLTIKTMALGERVIVPFGSRQVVGIVLSIDESTEYAPAKLKSILSRVNDNFSFSPKLLHFIQRCSDYYHHPIGDVFQQALPVLLRQIKQPDVELPQIWLTKADLSADEQTATAKRSPKQGELLAMLKQHQGMTWSELLTLGFNKTHLNALEKKQFIYSKPRAIEVFQWQEQALQRDNRLALSAEQAIIVATVKEMQSQFSCHLVDGITGSGKTEVYLQAIEQILAKSQQVLVLVPEIGLTPQTLSRFEQRFNVPISLHHSGLNDKERLQTWLEAQRGTAAIVIGTRSAIFTPLHDLGLIIVDEEHDASFKQQDSFRYHARDIAILRARQLNIPIILGSATPSLESLQNALSGKYHYHQLRKRPGNASTAKITLIDVAQQQMEHGLSGTLKQAIKQTLARGEQALIFLNRRGYAPAINCQECHWVADCQRCNKPYTLHQGQGLLICHHCGSQKRIPAQCPSCGSIRIKPLGQGTEQLEEKISSLFPDYSTVRIDRDSTRRKGALAKLLTEVSNKEHQLLIGTQMLAKGHHFPDVTLVAVLDVDGALFSYDFRAAEHMAQLLVQVSGRAGRASKPGRVMVQSSFPDHPLLQDLVHNGYQHFAKQALIERQQARLPPFSFQALFRADANYPSYPEKFLRVMTEVALDGCQFAGPVPAAMEKKAGKYRFHLILQAKSRKQLHQAVFKLIHQSAQNEWLSKVRWSIDIDPVDLSW from the coding sequence ATGACAGTATTTTTGGCGATAGCTTCAACAGACTTATACGTGCAAGTTGCCATACCGGTTCCAATGCGCCAGTTGTTTACTTACAAGGTACCTGCTGATTTAACAATTAAAACCATGGCGTTAGGTGAACGAGTTATTGTGCCGTTTGGCTCTCGTCAAGTGGTCGGTATTGTTTTATCGATAGATGAAAGTACTGAATATGCGCCGGCAAAACTCAAGTCGATATTAAGTCGAGTGAATGATAACTTCAGCTTTTCACCAAAATTACTGCATTTTATTCAACGCTGTAGCGATTATTATCACCACCCTATTGGCGATGTTTTCCAGCAAGCATTACCGGTATTGTTACGACAAATAAAACAACCCGATGTCGAACTGCCACAAATTTGGCTCACCAAAGCAGATTTAAGTGCTGATGAACAAACAGCCACGGCTAAGCGTTCACCAAAGCAAGGTGAGTTGTTAGCCATGCTTAAGCAACATCAAGGCATGACCTGGTCTGAGTTATTAACCCTTGGTTTTAATAAAACCCATTTGAATGCGCTTGAGAAAAAGCAATTTATTTATAGTAAACCCCGAGCTATAGAAGTATTTCAATGGCAAGAACAAGCATTACAGCGTGACAATAGACTCGCATTATCCGCCGAACAAGCCATTATTGTCGCTACCGTAAAAGAGATGCAATCGCAGTTTTCATGTCACTTAGTCGATGGTATTACCGGTAGTGGTAAAACTGAAGTTTATCTACAAGCCATTGAGCAAATATTAGCCAAAAGTCAGCAAGTATTAGTGTTAGTGCCTGAAATTGGTCTAACGCCACAAACCTTAAGTCGCTTCGAGCAACGCTTTAATGTGCCAATTAGCCTGCATCACTCCGGCTTAAATGACAAAGAGCGCTTACAAACTTGGTTGGAAGCTCAGCGTGGCACAGCAGCCATTGTCATTGGTACGCGTTCAGCCATTTTTACGCCATTGCATGATTTAGGTTTGATCATTGTTGATGAAGAACATGATGCCTCATTCAAGCAACAAGACAGCTTTCGTTACCATGCGCGTGATATCGCTATACTCAGGGCCAGACAGCTTAATATACCGATAATACTCGGCAGTGCTACACCAAGCCTTGAGTCGCTGCAAAATGCACTATCAGGCAAGTATCATTATCACCAATTACGTAAACGTCCAGGTAATGCATCAACAGCAAAAATCACGCTAATTGATGTCGCGCAACAGCAAATGGAACATGGTCTTTCTGGCACCTTAAAACAAGCGATTAAACAAACGTTGGCACGTGGCGAACAGGCATTAATTTTTCTTAATCGCCGTGGTTATGCGCCAGCAATAAACTGTCAGGAATGTCACTGGGTCGCTGATTGTCAACGTTGCAATAAGCCTTACACTTTGCATCAAGGACAAGGGCTATTGATTTGTCACCATTGCGGTAGCCAAAAGCGTATTCCAGCCCAATGCCCAAGTTGTGGCAGCATTCGTATTAAACCTTTGGGCCAAGGAACTGAGCAACTAGAAGAAAAAATTAGCAGCCTATTTCCTGATTATTCTACGGTACGAATTGACCGTGATAGCACGCGCAGAAAAGGCGCATTAGCCAAGTTATTAACCGAGGTAAGCAATAAGGAGCATCAACTACTTATTGGCACCCAAATGCTAGCAAAGGGTCATCATTTTCCTGATGTGACCTTAGTTGCCGTGCTTGATGTTGATGGCGCACTCTTTAGTTATGACTTTCGTGCGGCAGAGCATATGGCACAACTACTCGTACAAGTATCGGGCCGAGCAGGACGAGCGAGTAAGCCAGGTAGAGTCATGGTGCAGAGTAGCTTTCCTGATCATCCTCTACTACAAGACTTAGTGCATAACGGCTATCAACATTTTGCCAAGCAAGCGCTTATTGAACGCCAGCAAGCACGATTACCGCCATTTAGTTTTCAAGCTTTGTTTCGAGCCGATGCAAACTATCCCTCTTACCCTGAAAAGTTTCTGCGCGTAATGACCGAAGTTGCACTAGATGGCTGTCAATTTGCCGGCCCTGTGCCTGCGGCGATGGAGAAAAAAGCCGGTAAATATCGCTTTCATTTGATTTTACAAGCCAAATCTCGAAAACAGCTACATCAAGCAGTGTTCAAACTGATTCACCAAAGTGCACAAAATGAATGGCTATCCAAGGTCAGGTGGTCAATTGACATCGATCCTGTCGATTTAAGTTGGTAG
- the rpmE gene encoding 50S ribosomal protein L31, with protein MKDGIHPNYVEFKATCSCGNIITTRSTVGKDLHLDVCSECHPFYTGKQKAAETGGRVDKFNKRFGALSKK; from the coding sequence ATGAAAGACGGTATTCATCCAAATTATGTAGAGTTCAAGGCAACTTGTTCTTGTGGTAACATTATTACAACTCGTTCAACTGTAGGTAAAGACTTACACTTAGACGTATGTTCAGAATGTCACCCATTCTACACTGGTAAGCAAAAAGCTGCTGAGACTGGTGGTCGTGTTGATAAATTCAACAAGCGTTTTGGTGCTCTTAGCAAGAAGTAA
- a CDS encoding RNA polymerase sigma factor, with the protein MIDANEHFNPDLESQWIAQAQQGDQQAFHHLYENYHRRIYALCWRMLADKDSAEDVCQEVFVQLWQKISNFRGESKFSTWLHSVASNIVLGHIRKNKSWIQRIFSIEDQSVEEAVVHMPDCSNLDKKIQKLPERARLVFVLFAIEGYRHEEIANMLGMAVGTSKAQYHRARGLLRESLGE; encoded by the coding sequence ATTATTGATGCCAATGAACACTTTAACCCTGATCTTGAGTCGCAATGGATCGCACAAGCTCAGCAGGGAGACCAACAGGCATTTCATCATTTATATGAAAACTATCATCGCCGTATTTATGCTTTGTGCTGGCGTATGCTGGCAGACAAAGATAGTGCTGAAGATGTTTGTCAGGAGGTTTTTGTACAGCTATGGCAAAAAATAAGTAACTTTCGTGGTGAGAGTAAATTCTCGACTTGGTTGCATAGTGTCGCGAGTAATATTGTTTTAGGACATATTCGTAAGAACAAAAGTTGGATTCAACGTATCTTTAGTATTGAAGACCAAAGCGTTGAAGAGGCAGTTGTTCATATGCCAGATTGTTCGAACTTAGATAAAAAAATTCAGAAATTACCGGAAAGAGCGCGATTGGTTTTTGTATTATTTGCTATCGAAGGTTATCGACATGAAGAAATTGCTAATATGTTAGGCATGGCAGTGGGTACGAGTAAAGCGCAGTACCATAGAGCAAGGGGCTTATTACGTGAGTCGTTAGGCGAGTGA
- a CDS encoding DUF4097 family beta strand repeat-containing protein, with product MGKLRNYLPLLLMTAMPCLAGERVDESMLLGSVKNVTIENLRGEVTVIGNSSDTVLVTGELDDKAEGLTFEKSGSRIIIKVEMPNNSHNAWGVDGSELTIEIPKHVRVSFKGVSSNINISNFSDGTEIQTVSGDINAKNLQQQVELATVSGNIDSKDLSGKIRLSSVSGDIHDRNSSGRAHFKTVSGNLSSSSEANEISANSVSGDIELRLGDIDELIVSTVSGEFDSRLSLNDNGLLKMSSVSGDLTVDFKNEVQASFDLKTNAGGNIVNRLTTAKAKRAKYGPSSKLSFESGNASGSVRASTVSGRIEIK from the coding sequence ATGGGAAAATTACGCAATTATTTACCGCTGTTGTTAATGACCGCTATGCCGTGTTTAGCGGGCGAGCGTGTCGACGAGTCCATGTTATTGGGTAGCGTTAAAAATGTCACCATCGAAAACTTACGTGGTGAAGTCACCGTTATCGGTAACAGCAGCGATACCGTGTTAGTCACCGGGGAGTTAGATGATAAAGCTGAGGGCTTAACTTTTGAGAAGTCAGGCTCGCGTATTATTATTAAAGTTGAAATGCCGAACAATAGTCATAATGCTTGGGGTGTTGATGGCTCAGAGTTAACCATTGAAATACCTAAACATGTGCGTGTTAGCTTTAAAGGTGTGTCATCAAATATTAATATCAGTAACTTCAGTGATGGCACTGAAATTCAAACGGTTAGCGGCGATATCAATGCTAAAAATCTGCAGCAGCAGGTCGAATTGGCGACGGTTAGTGGTAATATCGACAGTAAAGATTTGTCTGGAAAAATACGTCTTTCATCGGTTAGTGGCGATATTCATGATCGTAACTCAAGCGGGCGGGCACACTTTAAAACCGTCAGTGGTAATTTAAGTTCAAGCTCTGAGGCTAATGAGATTTCAGCTAATTCAGTGTCTGGTGATATCGAATTACGTCTAGGCGATATAGATGAATTGATTGTTTCAACGGTCAGTGGCGAATTTGATAGCCGATTATCACTCAATGATAATGGCCTATTAAAAATGTCTAGCGTTAGCGGCGATTTAACTGTCGACTTTAAAAATGAAGTGCAAGCGAGCTTTGATTTAAAAACTAATGCCGGAGGTAATATTGTCAACCGCCTAACCACTGCAAAAGCAAAACGCGCAAAATATGGTCCTAGTTCGAAGCTTTCTTTTGAAAGTGGTAATGCCAGTGGTTCAGTGCGCGCAAGTACCGTGAGTGGACGCATCGAAATAAAATAA
- the dnaB gene encoding replicative DNA helicase: MADRKPARFSKNNQFPRDKQIDELKVPPHSLEAEQSVLGGLLLDNETFDRVGERVVAQDFYSRSHRITYETIAALIELGEPVDLITLSEALENDQKLDDVGGFVYLAEMMKNTPSAANITAYADIVRERAVTREMISVANEIAEAGYDPQGRSSADLLDFAETKVFAIAEQRANKSEGPENISSVLEKTVDRIEKLCASPTNGVTGVSSGFSDLDKMTAGFQKSDLIIVAGRPSMGKTTFAMNLAENAAMTEDKPALIFSLEMPSEQLMMRMLASLGRIDQTKIRTGQLEDEDWARLSSTMGLLIEKGKMYIDDAAGLTPTDVRSRARRIARDHGGISLIMIDYLQLMRAPQFSDNRTLEIAEISRSLKSLAKELEVPVIALSQLNRGLEQRADKRPINSDLRESGSIEQDADLIMFIYRDEVYHDDSEYKGMAEIIIGKQRNGPIGRVPLTFQGQFSRFDNYAGPHVLDED, encoded by the coding sequence ATGGCCGATCGTAAGCCAGCCAGGTTTAGTAAAAACAACCAATTTCCTCGTGACAAACAAATTGATGAACTGAAAGTTCCACCGCACTCATTAGAGGCCGAGCAGTCGGTGCTAGGTGGTTTATTGTTAGATAATGAAACCTTTGATCGAGTTGGCGAACGCGTGGTTGCACAAGACTTTTACAGTCGTTCACATCGCATCACTTATGAAACCATCGCGGCATTAATCGAATTAGGTGAACCGGTCGATTTGATCACCTTATCTGAAGCGCTGGAGAATGATCAAAAGCTTGATGATGTCGGCGGTTTTGTTTATCTCGCTGAAATGATGAAAAACACGCCCAGTGCTGCCAATATCACTGCCTATGCAGATATTGTACGCGAACGTGCAGTAACGCGTGAAATGATCAGTGTTGCCAATGAAATCGCTGAAGCGGGCTACGATCCACAAGGACGCAGCAGTGCCGATTTACTCGATTTCGCCGAAACAAAGGTTTTTGCTATTGCTGAGCAACGAGCGAATAAGTCAGAAGGCCCTGAAAATATTAGCTCAGTATTAGAAAAAACAGTCGATCGTATTGAAAAACTTTGTGCATCACCAACGAATGGTGTTACTGGTGTTTCGAGTGGTTTTAGTGATTTAGATAAAATGACGGCTGGTTTCCAAAAATCTGATTTGATCATTGTTGCCGGACGTCCGTCGATGGGTAAAACAACCTTCGCGATGAACTTGGCCGAAAATGCCGCTATGACTGAAGATAAACCCGCGTTAATTTTCAGCTTAGAGATGCCTTCAGAACAATTGATGATGAGGATGCTTGCCTCGCTTGGTCGAATTGATCAAACTAAAATTCGTACCGGTCAGTTAGAAGATGAAGATTGGGCTCGATTGTCATCAACCATGGGCTTGCTAATCGAAAAGGGCAAAATGTATATCGATGATGCTGCCGGTTTAACGCCAACTGATGTACGTTCTCGAGCGCGACGTATTGCCCGAGATCATGGTGGCATTAGTTTGATCATGATCGATTACTTACAATTGATGCGTGCACCACAATTTTCTGATAACCGAACCTTAGAAATTGCAGAAATATCGCGTTCATTAAAGTCTTTAGCAAAAGAGCTAGAAGTGCCGGTTATTGCACTATCTCAGCTTAACCGTGGCTTGGAGCAACGTGCAGATAAACGTCCGATAAACTCAGATTTACGTGAATCAGGTTCCATTGAGCAAGATGCCGATTTAATCATGTTTATTTATCGTGATGAGGTTTATCACGATGACTCTGAATACAAAGGTATGGCTGAAATCATTATTGGTAAGCAACGTAATGGCCCGATTGGTCGTGTACCGTTGACTTTCCAAGGCCAGTTTTCTCGCTTTGATAACTATGCGGGTCCACACGTACTTGACGAAGACTAA
- the alr gene encoding alanine racemase, which produces MRTATAIIDLIALGNNYRKIQSLSPNAKVLAVLKANGYGHGLELIAKALPNADAFGVARIDEALALRAAGIERPIVLLEGFFAKEDIDTLVEHNLQTIVHNEQQLNAIIDAKLKSPLKIWLKIDTGMHRLGINPDQLTQFYQALSQSVNVQKNIILMSHLGCADEKNNQATPKQVALFNELTADFSLEKSMANSAGVLLWPESHYQWIRPGLLLYGVSPLPMDTCVDGIVPVMTLQSSLIAVREITAGAAVGYSGAWVSEKNTTIGVVAIGYGDGYPRHAPNGTPVLINGRCVPLIGRVSMDMITVDLGENSQDQVGDVVTLWGKGLPVEKVAEFSTTIPYELLCNITRRVQVQLAQE; this is translated from the coding sequence TTGCGCACTGCAACGGCAATTATTGACTTAATTGCCTTAGGTAATAACTACCGTAAAATTCAATCATTATCACCCAATGCTAAGGTGCTGGCGGTACTAAAGGCGAATGGCTATGGTCATGGTTTAGAGCTTATCGCCAAAGCGTTACCTAATGCCGATGCTTTTGGTGTTGCGCGTATTGATGAGGCGCTAGCACTTCGAGCAGCAGGTATTGAAAGACCTATTGTATTACTTGAAGGTTTTTTTGCTAAGGAAGACATTGACACGCTCGTTGAGCATAACTTACAAACCATTGTCCATAATGAGCAACAGCTTAACGCTATTATTGATGCCAAGTTAAAGTCACCACTAAAAATTTGGCTGAAAATTGATACGGGAATGCATCGATTAGGTATTAACCCGGATCAATTAACACAATTTTATCAAGCGTTAAGTCAATCAGTGAATGTGCAAAAGAACATCATTCTAATGAGCCACTTGGGCTGCGCTGATGAAAAAAATAATCAAGCAACACCAAAACAAGTGGCTTTGTTTAATGAATTAACGGCTGACTTTTCGCTAGAAAAGAGTATGGCGAACTCCGCGGGGGTTTTACTTTGGCCTGAAAGCCATTATCAGTGGATTAGACCTGGCTTATTGCTTTATGGGGTTTCACCATTGCCTATGGATACCTGTGTTGACGGTATTGTGCCAGTAATGACCTTGCAATCGAGTTTGATTGCAGTACGTGAAATTACTGCAGGTGCGGCTGTAGGTTACAGTGGTGCTTGGGTTAGTGAAAAAAATACCACTATAGGTGTGGTAGCTATTGGCTATGGTGATGGTTATCCACGTCACGCTCCTAATGGTACACCAGTTTTGATTAATGGCCGTTGTGTACCACTTATAGGTCGAGTATCTATGGATATGATTACGGTTGATTTGGGCGAGAATAGTCAGGATCAAGTTGGCGATGTCGTTACCTTGTGGGGTAAAGGATTGCCGGTAGAGAAAGTCGCTGAGTTTTCGACAACGATTCCCTATGAGCTTTTGTGTAATATCACCCGCCGTGTTCAGGTCCAATTGGCCCAAGAATAA
- a CDS encoding HAMP domain-containing methyl-accepting chemotaxis protein, translating into MQIFKRFKIFHKIIAILAVAVLSFVVNLAINISAISKNQVLLQTLENTSIHLVNLSSENVTAWQRIDELYTQSVSFGDEDLIAGANTALENLLSNLQKIKTLDSDFSDINDLITKANKYNSLSKKMSLDFINGDIDFQSAQPIIKAKSAIFEEVAESLSIDKKNASTSFNKLVAETVTNSSDSRDLSIVLGISLLLLMTILSIFIARSISKSVISIDGSLRELAEGDGDLTNQLAITSNDELGSVVKHFNIFTQMLRGIVREVVAVVAPLTLSAEQLADKVQQVDSNIKEQSDVAEVTKQSMIEMQASVADIAKSAAQAASAAEAGELEVNQGMENVQHSLSVSGELTENIAIASSVINQLAQDSQNMNQILDVINSIADQTNLLALNAAIEAARAGEHGRGFAVVADEVRNLASRTALSTTEVRELLDKLITAADQSVSSMETAKDKATSNESISREVNQSLTKIKEQIGHISSMNNQIAAATEEQSSVAETVVNNIEDMYNSFGATTLAVEEIGEVANQLDGNATLIRDATSKFII; encoded by the coding sequence ATGCAAATATTTAAAAGATTCAAGATTTTTCACAAAATAATTGCCATATTAGCCGTTGCGGTTCTTAGCTTTGTCGTTAATTTGGCAATAAATATATCCGCGATTTCTAAAAACCAAGTTTTACTTCAGACCTTAGAAAATACATCTATTCATTTGGTAAATTTAAGCAGTGAAAATGTCACAGCGTGGCAACGAATAGATGAACTTTATACCCAAAGTGTCTCATTTGGCGATGAAGATTTAATAGCAGGTGCAAATACTGCATTAGAAAACTTATTATCAAACTTACAAAAAATAAAAACGCTTGATAGTGACTTCTCTGATATTAATGACTTAATCACCAAAGCAAATAAGTACAATAGCCTATCGAAAAAAATGTCACTCGACTTCATTAACGGTGATATTGACTTTCAATCAGCGCAGCCAATTATAAAAGCAAAATCAGCCATATTTGAAGAAGTAGCGGAGTCGCTGTCTATCGATAAAAAGAATGCTTCTACCTCATTTAATAAGTTAGTTGCAGAAACGGTCACTAACTCAAGTGATTCTAGAGATCTTAGTATTGTTCTAGGCATCAGTTTATTATTGTTAATGACTATATTGAGTATTTTCATTGCGCGCTCAATCAGTAAATCTGTCATTTCAATCGATGGGTCTTTACGAGAGCTTGCGGAAGGCGACGGCGATTTAACTAATCAATTAGCTATTACCAGTAATGATGAGCTTGGTAGTGTGGTTAAACACTTTAATATCTTTACTCAAATGCTTAGAGGCATAGTGAGAGAAGTTGTCGCAGTAGTAGCACCTTTGACTTTAAGCGCAGAGCAGCTAGCTGATAAAGTTCAACAAGTTGATAGCAACATAAAAGAGCAATCAGATGTAGCTGAAGTGACTAAACAATCAATGATTGAAATGCAGGCAAGTGTTGCTGATATAGCGAAATCTGCCGCACAAGCAGCAAGCGCTGCAGAAGCGGGTGAACTTGAAGTCAATCAAGGCATGGAAAATGTTCAGCACTCTCTGTCAGTGTCAGGCGAGTTAACTGAGAACATTGCTATTGCTTCAAGCGTGATTAACCAGTTGGCGCAAGATTCACAAAATATGAATCAAATTCTTGACGTAATTAATAGTATTGCAGACCAGACTAACCTATTAGCATTAAACGCTGCGATTGAAGCAGCACGTGCTGGTGAGCATGGACGTGGTTTTGCTGTAGTTGCAGATGAAGTAAGAAACCTTGCTTCTAGAACAGCACTATCAACTACCGAGGTAAGAGAGCTACTAGATAAACTTATCACAGCAGCAGACCAATCAGTAAGCTCAATGGAAACTGCAAAAGATAAAGCGACAAGCAATGAGAGTATTTCTAGAGAAGTTAATCAGTCTCTAACTAAAATTAAAGAACAAATTGGTCATATCAGCTCGATGAATAATCAAATAGCTGCGGCAACGGAAGAACAGTCAAGTGTTGCTGAAACAGTCGTTAATAACATTGAAGATATGTATAACAGTTTTGGTGCTACAACACTCGCGGTAGAAGAGATAGGCGAAGTAGCTAATCAACTAGACGGTAACGCTACATTAATTAGAGATGCTACATCGAAGTTTATTATTTAG
- a CDS encoding phosphate ABC transporter substrate-binding protein gives MNIFKTILTTILLVVSSASLAEVSVIVNPANSDAFDEKTIKRIYLGKIKAFANGDKVTVLTLTDDAPETELFRQSALNKSNSQFKSYWSKLAFTGKGTPPTEVANSADMINAIKSDAASIGFVDSSAVTGDVKVIATF, from the coding sequence ATGAACATATTTAAAACCATACTGACTACCATTTTACTTGTGGTTAGCTCTGCTAGCCTAGCTGAAGTTTCGGTAATTGTTAATCCGGCCAATAGTGATGCATTTGATGAAAAAACCATTAAACGTATTTACCTTGGTAAAATTAAAGCTTTTGCTAACGGTGATAAGGTTACCGTATTAACGTTAACTGACGATGCTCCTGAAACAGAGTTGTTTCGTCAAAGTGCCTTAAACAAGTCAAATAGTCAGTTTAAGTCATACTGGTCGAAGTTGGCATTTACAGGTAAAGGAACACCACCAACAGAAGTTGCGAATAGCGCTGACATGATTAATGCGATAAAATCTGATGCCGCATCAATTGGTTTTGTCGATAGCAGTGCCGTAACTGGTGATGTAAAGGTTATTGCTACCTTTTAA
- a CDS encoding porin — translation MKKTLLASSLMAAILSSPIQASNIDFSGYGSIRGGLLVNDDITPQYFGYDDKVDFKNESLFALQAKATLNDKWNATIVLQARGEEDFDLEARWAYLSYQYSPDTTISVGRFALPYFRNSDTQDVGYSHNYTRLPTSIYLGEEYDIIEGVRIMHTTLVGDGDITFKGSFGSFSGEVGGNDFELDNILQGSIEYTYEWFSVFAGVLSAEATFSGLDDFFDAGLESSLGGFGYQVTENGMVLNPGGTNVYDMNELYADEESTLYWTTGFTIDYENWLFNAEYATYEIEDAFTEETEAMYVSLGYRFDKAVVSFVHEDFKINSDYDKASSSDPFVNAFVVGLTDSLFKPDSYDAQGIHLRYDLDQGVALKFEYTVINNDLADESASLVTFGVDFIY, via the coding sequence ATGAAAAAAACACTACTAGCATCAAGCTTAATGGCTGCGATATTATCGAGTCCAATACAAGCTAGCAATATTGACTTTAGTGGTTATGGCTCAATTCGAGGCGGCCTGTTAGTCAATGATGACATTACCCCACAATATTTTGGCTATGACGACAAAGTTGATTTCAAAAATGAATCACTATTTGCCTTACAAGCTAAAGCAACTTTAAATGATAAATGGAATGCCACCATTGTATTACAGGCACGTGGTGAAGAAGATTTTGATTTAGAGGCACGCTGGGCCTATTTAAGCTATCAATACTCTCCAGATACAACAATATCAGTTGGTCGTTTCGCCCTGCCTTATTTCAGAAACTCAGATACCCAAGATGTTGGTTACAGCCATAATTACACTCGCTTACCTACTTCTATTTATCTCGGTGAAGAATACGATATCATTGAGGGTGTGCGTATTATGCATACCACTTTAGTCGGCGATGGTGATATTACTTTCAAAGGCTCATTTGGTTCTTTTTCTGGTGAAGTTGGCGGCAATGATTTTGAGCTTGATAATATATTACAAGGCTCTATTGAATACACGTATGAGTGGTTTTCAGTTTTTGCAGGGGTATTAAGCGCTGAAGCTACATTTTCAGGTTTAGATGACTTCTTTGACGCTGGACTCGAAAGCTCTCTAGGAGGTTTTGGATATCAAGTAACTGAAAATGGTATGGTCTTGAACCCAGGTGGTACCAATGTTTATGATATGAACGAGCTATACGCTGACGAAGAAAGTACTTTATATTGGACAACGGGCTTTACTATTGATTATGAAAACTGGTTATTCAATGCTGAGTACGCTACTTATGAAATTGAAGATGCTTTTACTGAAGAAACCGAAGCAATGTATGTCTCATTAGGTTATCGTTTTGATAAGGCAGTGGTATCGTTCGTACATGAAGATTTTAAAATAAATTCAGATTACGACAAAGCTAGCTCTAGTGATCCATTCGTTAATGCTTTTGTTGTGGGTCTTACAGATAGCCTATTCAAACCTGACTCATATGATGCACAAGGAATACACCTTAGATACGACTTGGATCAGGGGGTAGCTTTAAAGTTTGAATACACTGTTATCAATAACGATTTAGCTGATGAAAGTGCAAGCTTAGTTACTTTTGGCGTAGATTTTATTTATTAA
- a CDS encoding DsbA family oxidoreductase, with amino-acid sequence MNEKIKIDIISDVVCPWCVIGYGNLKKALIELGLEDKVEIEWQPFELNPDMPLVGEELKAHSARKYGSTPESSAQFRKEMTAHGKKVDFDFNFFDGMKILNTRDAHILLEYAKTQNKQTTLKLRLFSAFFTEKKDISNREVLALEVAAIGLNAKEAMAKLEDKEAFQQVIENESYWQKLGVSSVPTIVFNGKSALAGAQPIDTFKQVLAAELAKQ; translated from the coding sequence ATGAATGAAAAAATTAAAATAGATATCATTTCAGATGTTGTATGTCCTTGGTGTGTTATTGGTTACGGAAATTTAAAGAAAGCACTGATCGAGCTAGGTTTAGAAGACAAAGTAGAAATTGAATGGCAACCTTTCGAACTTAACCCTGACATGCCATTAGTTGGTGAAGAGCTAAAAGCGCATTCCGCTCGCAAATATGGTTCAACTCCGGAGAGTAGTGCACAATTTAGAAAAGAAATGACAGCACACGGTAAAAAAGTAGATTTTGACTTTAACTTTTTTGACGGTATGAAAATACTGAATACACGTGATGCCCACATTTTACTTGAATACGCTAAAACGCAAAATAAGCAAACGACTTTAAAACTGAGACTTTTCTCCGCATTCTTTACTGAGAAAAAAGATATTTCTAATCGAGAGGTTTTAGCTTTAGAAGTTGCGGCAATTGGACTTAATGCAAAAGAGGCCATGGCGAAGTTGGAAGATAAAGAAGCTTTTCAACAAGTTATTGAGAATGAATCTTATTGGCAAAAGCTGGGGGTATCATCGGTACCGACTATAGTTTTTAATGGTAAAAGTGCCCTTGCAGGTGCACAACCTATTGATACTTTCAAACAAGTACTCGCGGCTGAACTAGCAAAACAATAA